From bacterium, one genomic window encodes:
- a CDS encoding ThiF family adenylyltransferase, with product MLGNALYERQNLIADLDIPEVATVIGVGGTGFWTAVFLAMSGVEEIILVDKDMVEASNLNRLPLKDSLIGVKKINAASDFISQIRSPVRIEAHDLRIEKPQDCTVLRGMVFCCTDNLKSQQIVCAYCKKNKIPYQRIGYDGTILNVSKTFPLSFKEEVGETGYSVTPSWVIPAVFAAAAGVSSKLYKELCLMDDIGKINIQNSSFVAEGILDEAREEEKENIIENIHEYIPDSYGCCEDCNRVDPDNGDYGYCPDCEERYNEDDLKEIKEKARNEEYDRIIEQIETGEISDAKLIAAIKKWCEQKEDTENVRK from the coding sequence ATGTTGGGAAACGCGCTTTATGAAAGGCAGAACCTGATAGCGGATCTGGATATCCCCGAGGTTGCCACAGTCATCGGCGTAGGCGGCACGGGTTTTTGGACGGCCGTCTTCCTGGCGATGTCAGGGGTTGAGGAAATAATCCTGGTGGATAAGGATATGGTTGAGGCTTCTAACTTGAACCGCCTGCCGCTGAAGGATTCGCTTATCGGGGTGAAGAAAATAAACGCGGCCAGCGATTTCATCAGCCAGATACGCAGTCCGGTAAGAATCGAGGCCCATGACCTGCGCATTGAAAAGCCGCAGGACTGTACTGTCTTGAGGGGGATGGTTTTCTGCTGCACGGATAATTTAAAGAGCCAGCAGATTGTCTGCGCTTATTGCAAGAAAAACAAAATTCCCTACCAGAGGATAGGTTATGACGGAACAATCTTGAACGTTTCAAAAACATTCCCTCTTTCCTTCAAGGAAGAGGTTGGGGAAACTGGTTATAGCGTTACCCCGTCCTGGGTTATTCCCGCGGTTTTTGCCGCGGCAGCCGGGGTATCCTCAAAGCTCTACAAAGAGCTCTGCCTGATGGATGATATCGGCAAAATCAATATTCAGAACTCTTCGTTTGTTGCCGAGGGGATCCTTGATGAGGCGAGGGAAGAGGAAAAAGAAAATATTATTGAGAATATCCATGAATACATACCGGACAGCTACGGCTGTTGCGAGGACTGCAATCGTGTTGATCCTGACAACGGCGATTACGGCTATTGCCCTGATTGCGAAGAACGTTACAACGAAGATGATTTGAAAGAGATAAAAGAAAAAGCGCGCAATGAGGAATATGACCGGATAATTGAGCAGATTGAAACGGGAGAAATCAGCGATGCAAAACTCATAGCAGCCATTAAAAAATGGTGTGAGCAAAAGGAGGATACAGAGAATGTTAGAAAATGA